A window of Mustelus asterias chromosome 15, sMusAst1.hap1.1, whole genome shotgun sequence contains these coding sequences:
- the psmb1 gene encoding proteasome subunit beta type-1 → MPHLDMEEYQHSGPVQHRFSPYTFNGGTVLALAGEDFSIVASDTRLSEGYSIHSRDSPKCYKLTKQTVIGCTGFHGDCLTLTKIIDARLKMYKHSNNKTMTSGAIAAMLSTILYSRRFFPYYVYNIIGGLDEEGKGAVYSFDPVGSYQRDAYKAGGSASAMLQPLLDNQIGFKNMENVEHVPLTLEKALQLVKDVFISATERDVYTGDSLKICIITKDGIKEELLPLRKD, encoded by the exons ATGCCGCATTTGGACATGGAGGAATACCAGCACTCGGGGCCCGTGCAGCACCGCTTCTCCCCTTACACCTTCaatggagg AACTGTGTTGGCTTTAGCTGGCGAAGACTTTTCCATTGTTGCTTCAGATACACGACTGAGTGAGGGTTACTCCATTCATAGCCGGGACTCACCAAAATGCTACAAACT GACAAAGCAAACAGTGATTGGATGCACTGGATTCCATGGCGACTGCCTTACATTAACAAAAATTATTGATGCAAGGTTAAAG ATGTACAAACACTCAAACAATAAGACAATGACAAGTGGGGCAATAGCAGCAATGCTTTCTACAATTCTGTACTCTCGGCGCTTTTTCCCGTATTATGTTTACAACATCATTGGTGGCCTTGATGAGGAAG GGAAGGGTGCCGTGTACAGCTTTGACCCTGTAGGATCCTATCAGAGAGATGCCTACAAAGCTGGCGGATCGGCCAGTGCCATGCTGCAGCCACTTCTGGACAACCAG ATTGGATTCAAGAACATGGAGAATGTGGAACATGTCCCTCTTACACTGGAGAAAGCCCTCCAGCTGGTCAAAGATGTTTTTATCTCGGCAACCGAGAGAGATGTTTATACCGGTGACTCTCTGAAGATTTGCATCATTACAAAAGATGGAATCAAGGAGGAGTTGCTGCCTCTCCGGAAAGATTGA